A single genomic interval of Syntrophaceae bacterium harbors:
- a CDS encoding manganese efflux pump, giving the protein MDFLTVLLIAIGLGVDALSVAVATGVLLVNPPRAAVWRMSAAFGLFQSAMPLLGWSAGRAVAELIEAYDHWVAFALLLFVGGKMIVEAFREDGAGGVPGADPTRGWTLLMLAVATSIDALAVGLSLALVGGAILYPSAVIGVTAFAMTWAGMVFGGRIGTWLGRKVEIAGGLILIGIGVKILWEHL; this is encoded by the coding sequence ATGGATTTCTTGACCGTGTTGCTGATCGCGATCGGGCTCGGCGTCGATGCCCTGAGCGTGGCCGTCGCCACGGGGGTCCTGCTCGTGAACCCTCCCCGGGCGGCCGTCTGGCGCATGTCCGCCGCCTTCGGCCTCTTCCAGTCTGCCATGCCCCTGCTCGGGTGGTCCGCCGGCCGCGCCGTTGCGGAGCTCATCGAGGCCTACGATCACTGGGTGGCCTTCGCGCTGCTGCTCTTCGTGGGCGGGAAGATGATCGTCGAGGCCTTCCGGGAAGACGGGGCGGGCGGGGTCCCGGGGGCGGACCCCACCCGCGGGTGGACCCTGCTGATGCTGGCCGTCGCCACCAGCATCGACGCCCTGGCCGTGGGCCTGAGCCTCGCCCTGGTCGGGGGGGCGATCCTGTACCCGAGCGCCGTGATCGGGGTCACGGCCTTCGCGATGACGTGGGCGGGGATGGTGTTCGGCGGGAGGATCGGGACCTGGCTCGGCCGGAAAGTGGAGATTGCCGGGGGGCTCATCCTCATCGGGATCGGGGTCAAGATCCTGTGGGAGCACCTGTAG